One Paramisgurnus dabryanus chromosome 9, PD_genome_1.1, whole genome shotgun sequence DNA segment encodes these proteins:
- the LOC135729186 gene encoding F-box only protein 40 isoform X2 → MGKSTTSGLHPHCEKCHNQHCKLPVDIPTSCVFISCRLHCGAAFHLCKEDEHRLLCPKEIVPCLNSGYGCPMTMTRQRLAKHLEVCPASVVTCTLEWNRWPVNETDTTFYRNVLQDPDCLNELDIATALRDQKLLFSSIKMKTLFPELIEKVEEPDVPLDGAVGGVDPEDWELNSGEMLENGDEEKELTEEERLALATSKDVACLENYKMWERMFAKEKEGCKQTARNLEENGTPKREKNPSDENSHESHEADFTRTGLAPWHDGVLERLGKEVNVSEYNMYLVHNGCMLINFGQLTACTPKEKDFVYGKLEPIEVKTVRSFNVPTSFTAKRSHLKDPSKTIKKTDQNVDTSDLGISIEQLPKANEVEATLLCCLEREFKGPQISEAVGTDGLYVDLSTQTYDFHSAPFKSSASLADVVDGQPQSLHVQIQTECVTRRHNKSCSAFTYLCCHAFRRDEYPWHFRNVHGDIESHLNGWFTQRCPLAYLGCTFSQRYFRPSKYRATVNYDPDLNAFTLQPAVAESLYKGVKKASSERKRARNLDSLSRLPFEILQHIVGFLDSLSLGYLAQVSHLMRDVCSTVVQQKGMVSLKWEKKIYSHGGFTWRARKKTWEFSNLFSPVDEWVFEDVPPMSEHLKVCPFYQKEIRSEPVALLSITDLQEER, encoded by the exons ATG GGCAAGAGCACAACGTCTGGCCTTCATCCACACTGTGAAAAATGTCATAACCAACACTGTAAGCTTCCTGTAGACATCCCCACTTCCTGTGTCTTCATTTCCTGCCGTCTACACTGCGGTGCCGCCTTTCATCTCTGCAAAGAAGATGAGCATCGTCTCCTCTGCCCTAAGGAAATCGTACCCTGCCTCAATTCTGGCTATGGCTGTCCAATGACCATGACCCGCCAAAGGCTAGCCAAGCACCTGGAAGTGTGTCCTGCGAGCGTGGTCACTTGCACTTTAGAATGGAACCGATGGCCTGTGAATGAGACAGATACAACCTTCTACAGGAACGTCCTGCAGGATCCAGACTGCTTGAATGAGCTGGACATCGCCACGGCCCTTCGAGATCAGAAGCTGCTGTTTAGCTCCATCAAGATGAAAACGCTCTTCCCCGAGTTGATTGAGAAGGTAGAGGAACCAGACGTACCGCTGGATGGTGCTGTAGGAGGTGTTGACCCAGAAGACTGGGAACTAAATTCGGGAGAGATGTTGGAGAATGGGGATGAGGAAAAGGAGCTAACGGAAGAAGAACGACTGGCCCTTGCCACAAGCAAAGATGTGGCCTGCTTGGAGAACTACAAAATGTGGGAGAGAATGTTTGCAAAGGAGAAAGAAGGATGCAAGCAAACTGCAAGGAATTTAGAGGAAAATGGTACTcctaaaagggaaaaaaatccatctgATGAAAATTCCCATGAGTCCCATGAAGCAGATTTTACCAGAACAGGATTAGCCCCTTGGCATGACGGAGTTCTCGAGAGACTCGGTAAAGAGGTCAACGTGTCCGAATATAACATGTACCTAGTTCACAATGGTTGCATGCTTATCAACTTTGGCCAGCTGACTGCTTGCACACCTAAAGAGAAAGATTTTGTTTATGGTAAGTTAGAGCCTATCGAAGTGAAAACCGTACGCTCTTTTAACGTTCCAACCAGCTTCACAGCCAAACGTAGCCACCTCAAGGATCCGTCAAAAACGATTAAAAAGACGGACCAGAATGTGGACACGTCCGATTTAGGGATTTCCATTGAGCAGCTCCCGAAGGCAAATGAAGTAGAGGCCACACTGCTGTGCTGTCTAGAAAGAGAGTTTAAAGGTCCCCAGATAAGTGAAGCTGTTGGCACCGATGGGCTGTATGTTGACTTGTCCACCCAGACCTACGATTTTCACAGCGCTCCGTTCAAAAGCAGTGCTTCTTTGGCTGATGTGGTCGACGGCCAGCCTCAAAGTCTACATGTGCAGATTCAGACCGAATGCGTGACGAGGAGACATAACAAATCTTGCTCGGCCTTCACCTACCTGTGCTGCCATGCATTCAGACGTGACGAATACCCCTGGCACTTCAGGAACGTACATGGAGATATTGAGTCCCATCTTAATGGCTGGTTTACCCAGCGATGCCCGTTGGCTTACCTTGGCTGTACCTTTAGCCAGAGGTATTTTCGACCATCAAAATATAGGGCAACCGTGAACTACGATCCAGATCTTAATGCGTTCACATTGCAACCTGCAGTAGCAGAATCGCTTTACAAAGGAGTAAAAAAAGCTAGCAGCGAACGAAAGCGAGCAAGGAATTTGGACTCACTGAGCAGACTTCCCTTTGAGATCTTACAGCACATTGTGGGTTTTCTGGACAGTTTGTCATTGGGCTATCTAGCTCAAGTGTCCCACCTCATGAGAGATGTCTGTAGCACTGTTGTACAGCAGAAGGGCATGGTGTCCCTCAAATGGGAGAAAAAGATATATTCCCATGGTGGATTCACATGGAGGGCCAGAAAAAAG ACATGGGAGTTCAGCAATCTCTTCTCACCAGTAGATGAATGGGTGTTTGAAGATGTGCCACCCATGTCCGAGCACCTGAAGGTCTGTCCGTTCTACCAGAAGGAGATCAGGAGTGAACCTGTGGCTTTACTTAGCATAACAGACCTTCAGGAGGAAAGATGA
- the LOC135729186 gene encoding F-box only protein 40 isoform X3 — MPQIFLQGKSTTSGLHPHCEKCHNQHCKLPVDIPTSCVFISCRLHCGAAFHLCKEDEHRLLCPKEIVPCLNSGYGCPMTMTRQRLAKHLEVCPASVVTCTLEWNRWPVNETDTTFYRNVLQDPDCLNELDIATALRDQKLLFSSIKMKTLFPELIEKVEEPDVPLDGAVGGVDPEDWELNSGEMLENGDEEKELTEEERLALATSKDVACLENYKMWERMFAKEKEGCKQTARNLEENGTPKREKNPSDENSHESHEADFTRTGLAPWHDGVLERLGKEVNVSEYNMYLVHNGCMLINFGQLTACTPKEKDFVYGKLEPIEVKTVRSFNVPTSFTAKRSHLKDPSKTIKKTDQNVDTSDLGISIEQLPKANEVEATLLCCLEREFKGPQISEAVGTDGLYVDLSTQTYDFHSAPFKSSASLADVVDGQPQSLHVQIQTECVTRRHNKSCSAFTYLCCHAFRRDEYPWHFRNVHGDIESHLNGWFTQRCPLAYLGCTFSQRYFRPSKYRATVNYDPDLNAFTLQPAVAESLYKGVKKASSERKRARNLDSLSRLPFEILQHIVGFLDSLSLGYLAQVSHLMRDVCSTVVQQKGMVSLKWEKKIYSHGGFTWRARKKKKTFLEGIL, encoded by the exons ATGCCACAAATATTCTTGCAGGGCAAGAGCACAACGTCTGGCCTTCATCCACACTGTGAAAAATGTCATAACCAACACTGTAAGCTTCCTGTAGACATCCCCACTTCCTGTGTCTTCATTTCCTGCCGTCTACACTGCGGTGCCGCCTTTCATCTCTGCAAAGAAGATGAGCATCGTCTCCTCTGCCCTAAGGAAATCGTACCCTGCCTCAATTCTGGCTATGGCTGTCCAATGACCATGACCCGCCAAAGGCTAGCCAAGCACCTGGAAGTGTGTCCTGCGAGCGTGGTCACTTGCACTTTAGAATGGAACCGATGGCCTGTGAATGAGACAGATACAACCTTCTACAGGAACGTCCTGCAGGATCCAGACTGCTTGAATGAGCTGGACATCGCCACGGCCCTTCGAGATCAGAAGCTGCTGTTTAGCTCCATCAAGATGAAAACGCTCTTCCCCGAGTTGATTGAGAAGGTAGAGGAACCAGACGTACCGCTGGATGGTGCTGTAGGAGGTGTTGACCCAGAAGACTGGGAACTAAATTCGGGAGAGATGTTGGAGAATGGGGATGAGGAAAAGGAGCTAACGGAAGAAGAACGACTGGCCCTTGCCACAAGCAAAGATGTGGCCTGCTTGGAGAACTACAAAATGTGGGAGAGAATGTTTGCAAAGGAGAAAGAAGGATGCAAGCAAACTGCAAGGAATTTAGAGGAAAATGGTACTcctaaaagggaaaaaaatccatctgATGAAAATTCCCATGAGTCCCATGAAGCAGATTTTACCAGAACAGGATTAGCCCCTTGGCATGACGGAGTTCTCGAGAGACTCGGTAAAGAGGTCAACGTGTCCGAATATAACATGTACCTAGTTCACAATGGTTGCATGCTTATCAACTTTGGCCAGCTGACTGCTTGCACACCTAAAGAGAAAGATTTTGTTTATGGTAAGTTAGAGCCTATCGAAGTGAAAACCGTACGCTCTTTTAACGTTCCAACCAGCTTCACAGCCAAACGTAGCCACCTCAAGGATCCGTCAAAAACGATTAAAAAGACGGACCAGAATGTGGACACGTCCGATTTAGGGATTTCCATTGAGCAGCTCCCGAAGGCAAATGAAGTAGAGGCCACACTGCTGTGCTGTCTAGAAAGAGAGTTTAAAGGTCCCCAGATAAGTGAAGCTGTTGGCACCGATGGGCTGTATGTTGACTTGTCCACCCAGACCTACGATTTTCACAGCGCTCCGTTCAAAAGCAGTGCTTCTTTGGCTGATGTGGTCGACGGCCAGCCTCAAAGTCTACATGTGCAGATTCAGACCGAATGCGTGACGAGGAGACATAACAAATCTTGCTCGGCCTTCACCTACCTGTGCTGCCATGCATTCAGACGTGACGAATACCCCTGGCACTTCAGGAACGTACATGGAGATATTGAGTCCCATCTTAATGGCTGGTTTACCCAGCGATGCCCGTTGGCTTACCTTGGCTGTACCTTTAGCCAGAGGTATTTTCGACCATCAAAATATAGGGCAACCGTGAACTACGATCCAGATCTTAATGCGTTCACATTGCAACCTGCAGTAGCAGAATCGCTTTACAAAGGAGTAAAAAAAGCTAGCAGCGAACGAAAGCGAGCAAGGAATTTGGACTCACTGAGCAGACTTCCCTTTGAGATCTTACAGCACATTGTGGGTTTTCTGGACAGTTTGTCATTGGGCTATCTAGCTCAAGTGTCCCACCTCATGAGAGATGTCTGTAGCACTGTTGTACAGCAGAAGGGCATGGTGTCCCTCAAATGGGAGAAAAAGATATATTCCCATGGTGGATTCACATGGAGGGCCAGAAAAAAG aagaaaactttcctggaaggcattttgtga
- the LOC135729186 gene encoding F-box only protein 40 isoform X1, with translation MPQIFLQGKSTTSGLHPHCEKCHNQHCKLPVDIPTSCVFISCRLHCGAAFHLCKEDEHRLLCPKEIVPCLNSGYGCPMTMTRQRLAKHLEVCPASVVTCTLEWNRWPVNETDTTFYRNVLQDPDCLNELDIATALRDQKLLFSSIKMKTLFPELIEKVEEPDVPLDGAVGGVDPEDWELNSGEMLENGDEEKELTEEERLALATSKDVACLENYKMWERMFAKEKEGCKQTARNLEENGTPKREKNPSDENSHESHEADFTRTGLAPWHDGVLERLGKEVNVSEYNMYLVHNGCMLINFGQLTACTPKEKDFVYGKLEPIEVKTVRSFNVPTSFTAKRSHLKDPSKTIKKTDQNVDTSDLGISIEQLPKANEVEATLLCCLEREFKGPQISEAVGTDGLYVDLSTQTYDFHSAPFKSSASLADVVDGQPQSLHVQIQTECVTRRHNKSCSAFTYLCCHAFRRDEYPWHFRNVHGDIESHLNGWFTQRCPLAYLGCTFSQRYFRPSKYRATVNYDPDLNAFTLQPAVAESLYKGVKKASSERKRARNLDSLSRLPFEILQHIVGFLDSLSLGYLAQVSHLMRDVCSTVVQQKGMVSLKWEKKIYSHGGFTWRARKKTWEFSNLFSPVDEWVFEDVPPMSEHLKVCPFYQKEIRSEPVALLSITDLQEER, from the exons ATGCCACAAATATTCTTGCAGGGCAAGAGCACAACGTCTGGCCTTCATCCACACTGTGAAAAATGTCATAACCAACACTGTAAGCTTCCTGTAGACATCCCCACTTCCTGTGTCTTCATTTCCTGCCGTCTACACTGCGGTGCCGCCTTTCATCTCTGCAAAGAAGATGAGCATCGTCTCCTCTGCCCTAAGGAAATCGTACCCTGCCTCAATTCTGGCTATGGCTGTCCAATGACCATGACCCGCCAAAGGCTAGCCAAGCACCTGGAAGTGTGTCCTGCGAGCGTGGTCACTTGCACTTTAGAATGGAACCGATGGCCTGTGAATGAGACAGATACAACCTTCTACAGGAACGTCCTGCAGGATCCAGACTGCTTGAATGAGCTGGACATCGCCACGGCCCTTCGAGATCAGAAGCTGCTGTTTAGCTCCATCAAGATGAAAACGCTCTTCCCCGAGTTGATTGAGAAGGTAGAGGAACCAGACGTACCGCTGGATGGTGCTGTAGGAGGTGTTGACCCAGAAGACTGGGAACTAAATTCGGGAGAGATGTTGGAGAATGGGGATGAGGAAAAGGAGCTAACGGAAGAAGAACGACTGGCCCTTGCCACAAGCAAAGATGTGGCCTGCTTGGAGAACTACAAAATGTGGGAGAGAATGTTTGCAAAGGAGAAAGAAGGATGCAAGCAAACTGCAAGGAATTTAGAGGAAAATGGTACTcctaaaagggaaaaaaatccatctgATGAAAATTCCCATGAGTCCCATGAAGCAGATTTTACCAGAACAGGATTAGCCCCTTGGCATGACGGAGTTCTCGAGAGACTCGGTAAAGAGGTCAACGTGTCCGAATATAACATGTACCTAGTTCACAATGGTTGCATGCTTATCAACTTTGGCCAGCTGACTGCTTGCACACCTAAAGAGAAAGATTTTGTTTATGGTAAGTTAGAGCCTATCGAAGTGAAAACCGTACGCTCTTTTAACGTTCCAACCAGCTTCACAGCCAAACGTAGCCACCTCAAGGATCCGTCAAAAACGATTAAAAAGACGGACCAGAATGTGGACACGTCCGATTTAGGGATTTCCATTGAGCAGCTCCCGAAGGCAAATGAAGTAGAGGCCACACTGCTGTGCTGTCTAGAAAGAGAGTTTAAAGGTCCCCAGATAAGTGAAGCTGTTGGCACCGATGGGCTGTATGTTGACTTGTCCACCCAGACCTACGATTTTCACAGCGCTCCGTTCAAAAGCAGTGCTTCTTTGGCTGATGTGGTCGACGGCCAGCCTCAAAGTCTACATGTGCAGATTCAGACCGAATGCGTGACGAGGAGACATAACAAATCTTGCTCGGCCTTCACCTACCTGTGCTGCCATGCATTCAGACGTGACGAATACCCCTGGCACTTCAGGAACGTACATGGAGATATTGAGTCCCATCTTAATGGCTGGTTTACCCAGCGATGCCCGTTGGCTTACCTTGGCTGTACCTTTAGCCAGAGGTATTTTCGACCATCAAAATATAGGGCAACCGTGAACTACGATCCAGATCTTAATGCGTTCACATTGCAACCTGCAGTAGCAGAATCGCTTTACAAAGGAGTAAAAAAAGCTAGCAGCGAACGAAAGCGAGCAAGGAATTTGGACTCACTGAGCAGACTTCCCTTTGAGATCTTACAGCACATTGTGGGTTTTCTGGACAGTTTGTCATTGGGCTATCTAGCTCAAGTGTCCCACCTCATGAGAGATGTCTGTAGCACTGTTGTACAGCAGAAGGGCATGGTGTCCCTCAAATGGGAGAAAAAGATATATTCCCATGGTGGATTCACATGGAGGGCCAGAAAAAAG ACATGGGAGTTCAGCAATCTCTTCTCACCAGTAGATGAATGGGTGTTTGAAGATGTGCCACCCATGTCCGAGCACCTGAAGGTCTGTCCGTTCTACCAGAAGGAGATCAGGAGTGAACCTGTGGCTTTACTTAGCATAACAGACCTTCAGGAGGAAAGATGA